In a genomic window of Roseiflexus castenholzii DSM 13941:
- the ligA gene encoding NAD-dependent DNA ligase LigA produces the protein MTSNDPVRRAETLREQIRYHNYRYYVLDEPVISDAEYDALMRELRELEAAHPELVTPDSPTQRVGAPPSEQFAKVQHVVPMLSLANAFDEAGMRAWYDRTLRLLGSDAQVAFVVEPKIDGLAVTLIYRNGVLVRGATRGDGEIGEDVTANLRTISSIPLRLGSFANDDSAPTNPTAVPPLLEVRGEVYMRIADFMRLNEQLAVAGEKVAANPRNAAAGSLRQKDPAVTSRRPLRFFAYGVGQVEGVALQTQWETLHFLRALGFPVNRDARRFERFEEALAYCREWMTRRDELEYEVDGVVVKIDSFAQQAELGVVGRDPRWAIAFKFPAREAVSRLLDIVVNVGRTGVITPNAVIEPVNIGGVTVRNASLHNADYIAERDIRIGDYVIVKRAGDVIPHIVGPVVARRDGSERVWQMPATCPACGTPLERAEGEVAYRCPNFGICPAQITRRIEHFVSRSAMDIAGIGEKQVQLFVERGWVQDVADLYTLTPEHFHGIEGYGPKRIANLLNAIAESKDRPLHRLIVGLGIRYVGEVVAQILADHFGSLDALAAASADEIDDLEGIGPAIAASVAEYFARPESKALIAKLKRVGVRTEAKGPAVAPKGDALAGKTFVITGTLPSMSREEAGALIVAHGGRVSGSVSKKTDYLVVGSEPGGTKVAKAQELGIPTLDEAGLLALIGANDRSAPAASNNNQNAASATSRGTMAEVQQLGLNLE, from the coding sequence ATGACTTCCAACGATCCTGTGCGTCGCGCTGAGACGCTGCGCGAACAGATCCGCTATCATAATTACCGCTACTATGTTCTCGACGAGCCGGTGATTAGCGACGCCGAGTACGATGCGCTCATGCGCGAGTTGCGCGAGCTGGAAGCGGCGCATCCCGAACTCGTTACCCCCGACTCGCCGACGCAGCGGGTTGGCGCGCCGCCTTCTGAACAGTTCGCCAAAGTTCAGCACGTCGTGCCGATGCTGTCGCTCGCTAACGCTTTCGATGAGGCGGGCATGCGCGCCTGGTACGACCGCACCCTGCGCTTGCTCGGCAGCGATGCGCAGGTGGCGTTCGTCGTCGAGCCGAAGATTGATGGTCTGGCAGTGACCCTCATCTACCGCAACGGCGTTCTGGTGCGCGGTGCGACGCGCGGCGATGGTGAGATCGGCGAGGACGTGACGGCGAACCTGCGCACTATTTCCAGCATTCCGCTCCGCCTTGGTTCGTTCGCCAACGACGATAGCGCGCCAACCAACCCGACTGCCGTTCCGCCGTTGCTCGAAGTGCGCGGTGAGGTTTATATGCGCATTGCCGATTTCATGCGCCTGAACGAACAACTGGCTGTGGCTGGCGAGAAGGTCGCCGCGAACCCGCGCAACGCCGCCGCCGGTTCATTGCGCCAGAAAGACCCTGCGGTCACTTCCCGCCGTCCGTTGCGCTTTTTCGCCTATGGCGTCGGGCAGGTCGAAGGGGTGGCGTTGCAGACACAGTGGGAGACGCTGCACTTTCTCCGCGCGCTCGGTTTTCCGGTCAACCGTGATGCGCGGCGCTTCGAACGCTTCGAGGAGGCGCTGGCGTACTGCCGCGAGTGGATGACTCGCCGCGATGAACTGGAGTACGAGGTTGACGGCGTGGTGGTCAAGATCGATAGTTTTGCGCAACAGGCGGAACTCGGCGTTGTCGGGCGCGACCCGCGTTGGGCGATTGCCTTTAAGTTCCCCGCGCGCGAGGCCGTCTCGCGGCTACTCGATATTGTGGTGAATGTCGGGCGCACCGGCGTGATTACGCCCAACGCTGTGATCGAGCCGGTCAATATTGGTGGCGTTACGGTGCGTAACGCCAGTCTGCACAACGCTGATTATATCGCCGAACGCGACATTCGCATCGGGGACTATGTGATCGTTAAGCGTGCCGGGGATGTCATTCCGCACATTGTTGGTCCAGTCGTGGCGCGGCGCGATGGCAGCGAGCGCGTCTGGCAGATGCCGGCCACCTGCCCGGCATGCGGCACACCGCTGGAACGCGCCGAGGGCGAAGTCGCGTACCGCTGCCCGAACTTTGGCATCTGCCCGGCGCAAATTACCCGGCGGATCGAACACTTTGTGTCGCGCAGCGCGATGGACATCGCGGGAATCGGCGAGAAACAGGTGCAACTGTTCGTCGAACGCGGGTGGGTGCAGGATGTTGCCGATCTGTACACGCTGACGCCGGAGCATTTTCATGGGATCGAGGGGTATGGTCCTAAGCGGATCGCCAACCTGCTGAACGCTATTGCCGAGTCGAAGGATCGCCCGCTCCACCGGCTGATTGTCGGGCTTGGCATTCGCTATGTCGGTGAGGTCGTCGCGCAAATCCTCGCCGATCATTTCGGTTCGCTCGATGCGCTGGCAGCCGCCTCTGCCGATGAGATCGACGATCTCGAAGGCATTGGACCCGCGATTGCCGCCAGTGTCGCCGAGTATTTCGCACGTCCGGAGAGCAAGGCGCTGATCGCCAAATTGAAGCGCGTCGGCGTGCGCACCGAGGCGAAAGGTCCTGCCGTTGCGCCAAAGGGTGATGCGCTAGCAGGTAAGACGTTCGTCATCACCGGAACGCTTCCGTCGATGTCGCGCGAAGAAGCCGGCGCCCTGATTGTGGCGCATGGCGGCAGGGTGAGCGGCAGTGTCTCCAAAAAGACTGATTATCTGGTGGTTGGGAGTGAACCGGGAGGAACAAAGGTTGCGAAAGCGCAGGAATTGGGCATACCGACGCTCGATGAGGCTGGTTTGCTGGCGTTGATCGGCGCAAACGACCGCAGCGCTCCTGCAGCTTCCAATAATAACCAGAACGCAGCGTCTGCGACATCCCGTGGTACAATGGCAGAGGTTCAACAGCTGGGGTTGAATCTCGAGTAA